The Mytilus galloprovincialis chromosome 2, xbMytGall1.hap1.1, whole genome shotgun sequence genome has a window encoding:
- the LOC143062528 gene encoding uncharacterized protein LOC143062528 has protein sequence MNSDNIGDTCSYQYEEQYNLRPHRLNSGYNFAVHASTSSSQETTSYVETESYCNTDSQGTEASVIRIDRLGKFNEFLETCDISPVKCLTESLEKSSERTKRRYLSKANTCITALLNTICPDDSEFIKKSLFGEQENDKNKTTSSLLDAIVSSYMVANTPTLRRQLLSIATNDYSFAEVSASIPGLSHYKFYSAKKHAQNIGLGVPAQTSKIPRSKINDGQLDHFLDFITSNHLIKDLPIGEKTLQLSTGELIQTPNVIRSIAPATIIRQYAQLCEDENIQRLGTSTMYKILTDCSASVRQSMEGLDYYISEGSRAFTDLTETVEQLDLTLDEKKKTLDNLVVAKHYLKTDYKLHVNTSSSIADHCCSYALSEEKGPFCQKCDNHSHTDECQQCSFVDETLSFISKSAIERHWDNPEAVLFKVEKAIADIYEWKSHILRSKNQEKARQAVVNCLGENEAFMVADWAMKFLPRKFREGQTDWFGKRGINWHITVTMLKSEGSVKFLTHVHIFEQPIPQDAATTGAILVDVVQNIPSVKKVNIWSDNAGCYKSTLTIATLHQELDKKIKSYNFCEAQDGKGACDRKASHIKSAIKRYVNEGNNVTTAHQMKLAIDSQQRGQYMVKVISPVINADDDKVSLRSIPLISMLHNFKFTDNGLQVWRAYDIGQGKLISWNSIIDKKIPVIQLFVHHDWSYTQFATVGSVVVDREDDDGDDDEEDDNEDEDTQNESNDEDKITEPVPKKRRTISKIFTCPEEGCTRSFKHSSSLYQHIMVGNCNVKEEKLSLADRTKVLYAQKLEDGNLGVSFTKQSDNNNNAATDKLNKGWALKVNKPKTIFTLDQKAYLHEKFMIGKTTGRKEDPSKVAEEMRYVLKNGENRFTRSQYLTSQQIASYFSRLVQKEKKIDETDLIAATADSKCSVLKRKVLKECSL, from the exons ATGAACAGTGACAACATTGGTGATACATGTAGCTATCAATATGAAGAACAGTATAATCTCAGACCTCATCGACTTAATAGTGGATATAAT tTTGCTGTACATGCTTCCACATCATCAAGTCAGGAAACAACCAGTTATGTTGAAACTGAAAGTTACTGCAATACTGATAGTCAGGGTACAGAAGCATCTGTTATCAGAATTGATAGACTTGGAAAATTCAATGAATTCTTGGAAACATGTGACATAAGCCCTGTAAAGTGTCTAACTGAATCTTTAGAGAAGTCAAGTGAGAGAACAAAAAGAAGATATTTATCAAAAGCTAATACTTGTATAACTGCTCTACTGAACACTATTTGTCCTGATGATTCTGAGTTCATCAAAAAATCTCTTTTTGGAGAGcaagaaaatgacaaaaataaaaccaCAAGCTCTTTGTTGGATGCTATTGTCAGCTCATACATGGTTGCAAACACCCCAACGTTGAGGAGACAGTTATTATCAATAGCAACAAATGATTACAGTTTTGCAGAAGTCAGTGCCAGTATACCAGGATTATCTCACTACAAGTTTTATTCTGCTAAGAAACATGCACAAAATATTGGTTTAGGTGTTCCTGCACAAACATCAAAGATTCCTCGTTCAAAAATAAATGATGGACAGCTTGACCATTTTTTAGACTTCATTACTTCAAACCACTTGATCAAAGATTTACCAATTGGAGAAAAAACATTACAGCTTTCAACTGGAGAACTCATTCAAACACCAAATGTAATCAGAAGTATTGCCCCTGCAACAATCATCAGGCAGTATGCACAGCTCTGTGAGGATGAAAACATTCAGCGTTTAG GCACAAGTACTATGTACAAGATTTTGACCGACTGCAGTGCTTCAGTCAGACAGTCTATGGAGGGTCTTGACTACTATATTTCTGAGGGAAGTCGAGCATTTACAGATCTCACAGAAACTGTAGAACAGTTAGATTTAACCTTGGATGAAAAGAAGAAAACACTGGATAATTTGGTGGTAGCAAAGCATTACCTAAAAACAGATTATAag ctacaTGTAAATACATCATCATCCATAGCAGACCATTGTTGTTCGTATGCTTTGAGTGAAGAAAAAGGACCCTTCTGCCAAAAATGTGATAACCATTCACATACTGATGAATGCCAACAGTGTAGTTTTGTTGATGAAACACTATCTTTTATTTCAAAGAGTGCAATTGAAAGACACTGGGATAATCCTGAAGCTGTGCTCTTTAAG gttGAAAAAGCAATAGCTGATATCTATGAATGGAAGAGTCATATCCTTCGATCAAAAAATCAAGAAAAGGCAAGACAAGCTGTTGTGAACTGTCTTGGGGAAAATGAGGCTTTCATGGTAGCTGACTGGGCTATGAAATTTTTACCGCGAAAGTTTAGAGAGGGCCAGACAGATTGGTTTGGAAAGAGAGGCATTAATTGGCACATCACTGTTACTATGTTAAAATCAGAGGGAAGTGTGAAATTTCTTACACATGTGCATATATTTGAACAACCAATCCCTCAAGATGCAGCTACAACTGGAGCTATTCTTGTCGATGTGGTTCAAAATATTCCATCTGTCAAAAAGGTCAACATATGGTCAGATAATGCCGGTTGCTACAAAAGTACATTGACCATTGCTACTTTACATCAAGAGCtagacaagaaaataaaatcctaCAATTTTTGTGAGGCTCAGGATGGGAAGGGCGCATGTGACAGGAAGGCATCCCATATCAAGTCGGCTATAAAAAGATATGTAAACGAGGGCAATAATGTGACAACTGCACACCAAATGAAActg gcaATTGATTCGCAACAAAGAGGCCAGTACATGGTGAAAGTGATAAGTCCTGTTATTAATGCTGATGATGATAAGGTCTCACTTAGAAGTATTCCATTGATTTCTATGCTCCATAATTTTAAGTTTACTGATAATGGATTGCAAGTTTGGAGAGCTTATGATATTGGTCAAG GAAAGTTGATATCATGGAACAGCATTATTGATAAGAAAATTCCTGTGATACAGCTTTTTGTTCATCATGATTGGTCGTATACCCAGTTTGCTACCGTGGGTTCAGTAGTTGTTGACAGAG AggatgatgatggtgatgatgatgagGAGGATGATAATGAAGATGAAGATACACAAAATGAGAGTAATGATGAAGATAAAATTACAGAGCCAGTTCCTAAGAAGAGACGGACAATATCAAAAATCTTTACTTGTCCTGAGGAAGGATGTACACGTTCTTTTAAACATTCATCTTCACTATATCAACACATCATGGTGGGGAACTGTAATGTGAAGGAAGAAAAACTTAGCCTGGCAGATAGAACAAAGGTTTTATATGCTCAGAAGTTGGAAGATGGGAATTTAGGAGTGTCATTTACCAAACAATCTGACAACAACAACAATGCTGCTACTGACAAACTAAACAAAGGATGGGCATTAAAAGTGAACAAACCAAAAACCATTTTTACATTAGACCAAAAGGCTTACTTGCATGAAAAATTTATGATTGGGAAAACAACTGGAAGAAAAGAGGACCCATCAAAAGTAGCTGAGGAGATGCGATATGTCTTAAAAAATGGAGAAAACAGGTTCACTAGATCTCAATATCTAACCTCACAACAAATAGCTAGCTATTTCTCAAGACTTGtgcaaaaagaaaagaagatcGATGAAACAGATTTAATAGCTGCAACTGCAGACAGTAAATGTTCTGTTTTGAAAAGGAAGGTTTTGAAAGAATGTTCTCTATAA